One stretch of Microbacterium terrae DNA includes these proteins:
- the atpD gene encoding F0F1 ATP synthase subunit beta has protein sequence MSLTADKTEATVVGRVARVTGPVVDIEFPHDSIPDIYNALTTTVTVEGVTSAITLEVAQHLGDDLVRAISLKPTDGMVRGQEVQDTGGPISVPVGDVTKGRVFNVTGEILNAEPGETIEITERWGIHRQAPSFDQLESKTEMFETGIKSIDLLTPYVQGGKIGLFGGAGVGKTVLIQEMIQRVAQDHGGVSVFAGVGERTREGNDLIGEMEEAGVFDKTALVFGQMDEPPGTRLRVALSALTMAEYFRDVQKQDVLLFIDNIFRFTQAGSEVSTLLGRMPSAVGYQPNLADEMGVLQERITSTRGHSITSLQAIYVPADDYTDPAPATTFAHLDATTELSREIASKGLYPAIDPLTSTSRILDPRYIGEDHYRVATAVKQILQKNKELQEIIAILGVDELSEEDKIVVSRARRIQQFLSQNTYMAKKFTGVEGSTVPIKETIESFDAIVKGDFDHVAEQAFFNVGGISDVEEKWAQIQKENG, from the coding sequence ATGAGCCTCACCGCTGACAAGACGGAAGCCACCGTCGTCGGCCGCGTGGCCCGCGTGACGGGCCCCGTCGTCGACATCGAGTTCCCGCACGACTCGATCCCCGACATCTACAACGCGCTCACCACGACCGTCACGGTCGAAGGCGTCACCTCGGCCATCACGCTCGAGGTCGCCCAGCACCTCGGCGACGACCTCGTCCGCGCCATCTCGCTGAAGCCGACGGACGGCATGGTCCGCGGCCAGGAGGTGCAGGACACCGGTGGCCCGATCTCGGTCCCCGTCGGCGACGTGACCAAGGGCCGCGTCTTCAACGTGACCGGCGAGATCCTCAACGCCGAGCCGGGCGAGACGATCGAGATCACCGAGCGCTGGGGCATCCACCGTCAGGCGCCCTCGTTCGACCAGCTCGAGTCGAAGACCGAGATGTTCGAGACCGGCATCAAGAGCATCGACCTGCTCACCCCGTACGTGCAGGGTGGGAAGATCGGTCTCTTCGGTGGAGCGGGCGTCGGCAAGACGGTCCTCATCCAGGAGATGATCCAGCGCGTCGCGCAGGACCACGGTGGTGTGTCGGTGTTCGCCGGTGTCGGCGAGCGCACCCGTGAGGGCAACGACCTCATCGGCGAGATGGAGGAGGCGGGAGTCTTCGACAAGACCGCCCTCGTCTTCGGCCAGATGGACGAGCCGCCGGGAACGCGTCTGCGTGTCGCCCTGTCGGCGCTGACGATGGCGGAGTACTTCCGCGACGTGCAGAAGCAGGACGTGCTGCTGTTCATCGACAACATCTTCCGCTTCACGCAGGCCGGTTCCGAGGTCTCGACGCTGCTCGGCCGCATGCCGTCCGCGGTGGGTTACCAGCCGAACCTCGCCGACGAGATGGGTGTGCTCCAGGAGCGCATCACCTCGACGCGTGGTCACTCGATCACCTCGCTGCAGGCGATCTACGTGCCGGCCGACGACTACACCGACCCGGCTCCGGCGACGACGTTCGCGCACCTCGACGCCACCACCGAGCTCTCGCGTGAGATCGCGTCGAAGGGCCTGTACCCGGCCATCGACCCGCTCACCTCGACGAGCCGCATCCTCGACCCTCGCTACATCGGCGAGGACCACTACCGTGTGGCCACCGCCGTGAAGCAGATCCTCCAGAAGAACAAGGAACTGCAGGAGATCATCGCGATCCTCGGTGTCGACGAGCTCTCCGAAGAGGACAAGATCGTCGTGTCGCGTGCACGCCGCATCCAGCAGTTCCTCTCGCAGAACACCTATATGGCCAAGAAGTTCACCGGCGTCGAGGGCTCCACGGTCCCGATCAAGGAGACGATCGAGTCGTTCGACGCGATCGTCAAGGGTGACTTCGACCAC
- a CDS encoding F0F1 ATP synthase subunit gamma, with amino-acid sequence MGAQLRVYKQKIASAQTTKKITKAMELIAASRIQKAMARVRASSPFAQAVTRAVSAVATHSNIDHPLTVERETIRRSAVVIFTSDRGLAGAFNSQILREGLELAQLLREQGKEPVFYLVGRKAVGYFQFRRIESAAEWVGDTDTPHFSTAEEIAATLLDAYDRGGDHAGVDEIHLVYNRFVSMMTQSPETVRLLPLEVVEAEEESSASVYPLYEFEPDASVVLDAVLPVYIQSRVFNALLQSSAAKHAATQKAMKSASDNADNLITDYTRLRNNARQAEITQQIAEIVGGADALSSRK; translated from the coding sequence ATGGGCGCACAACTCCGGGTCTACAAGCAGAAGATCGCTTCTGCGCAGACGACCAAGAAGATCACGAAGGCGATGGAACTCATCGCGGCTTCGCGCATCCAGAAGGCGATGGCGCGCGTGCGCGCGTCCTCGCCCTTCGCGCAGGCCGTGACGCGGGCCGTCTCCGCCGTGGCGACGCACTCCAACATCGACCACCCGCTGACGGTCGAGCGTGAGACGATCCGCCGTTCGGCGGTGGTCATCTTCACGTCCGACCGCGGACTCGCCGGCGCGTTCAACTCGCAGATCCTCCGTGAGGGTCTCGAGCTCGCGCAGCTGCTCCGTGAGCAGGGCAAGGAGCCGGTGTTCTACCTGGTCGGTCGCAAGGCCGTCGGGTACTTCCAGTTCCGTCGCATCGAGTCGGCGGCCGAGTGGGTCGGCGACACCGACACCCCTCACTTCAGCACGGCTGAAGAGATTGCGGCCACCCTGCTCGACGCGTACGACCGCGGCGGCGACCACGCGGGCGTCGACGAGATCCACCTCGTCTACAACCGCTTCGTCAGCATGATGACGCAGTCGCCCGAGACGGTGCGCCTGCTGCCCCTCGAGGTCGTCGAGGCCGAAGAGGAGTCGTCGGCATCGGTGTACCCGCTGTACGAGTTCGAGCCCGACGCGTCCGTCGTCCTCGACGCCGTGCTGCCGGTGTACATCCAGAGCCGCGTCTTCAACGCCCTCCTGCAGTCGTCGGCGGCGAAGCACGCCGCGACGCAGAAGGCGATGAAGTCCGCCAGCGACAACGCCGACAACCTCATCACCGACTACACGCGCCTGCGCAACAACGCGCGTCAGGCCGAGATCACCCAGCAGATCGCAGAGATCGTCGGCGGCGCCGACGCCCTGTCGTCCCGCAAGTGA
- the atpA gene encoding F0F1 ATP synthase subunit alpha, protein MADLSISPDVIRDALKDFVAAYEPTGAAATEVGTVVDAADGIAHVEGLPGVMANELVVFADGTQGLALNLDEHQIGVVVLGDFSGVEAGQQVTRTGEVLSVAVGDGYLGRVVDPLGNPIDGLGEIATVGRRALELQAPGVMQRKSVHEPLQTGIKAIDAMIPVGRGQRQLIIGDRQTGKTAIAIDTIINQKSNWESGDPEKQVRCIYVAIGQKGSTIASVKGALEDAGAMEYTTIVAAPASDPAGFKYLAPYTGSAIGQHWMYDSKHVLIIFDDLSKQAEAYRAVSLLLRRPPGREAYPGDVFYLHSRLLERCAKLSDELGAGSMTGLPIIETKANDVSAYIPTNVISITDGQIFLQSDLFNANQRPAVDVGISVSRVGGDAQVKSIKKVSGTLKLELAQYRSLEAFAMFASDLDAASRRQLARGARLTELLKQPQYDPYPVEEQVVSIWAGTNGKLDTIEVEDVLAFERELIDYLRRNTSILDTLRDTNVLDDATVAELTAKTDAFILEFQAGKGQAISKPGHEEVAAAEAEDVNQEKIVKGRR, encoded by the coding sequence ATGGCAGATCTCTCTATCAGCCCCGACGTCATCCGTGACGCGCTGAAGGACTTCGTCGCCGCGTACGAGCCGACGGGCGCTGCGGCGACCGAGGTCGGCACCGTCGTCGACGCGGCCGACGGCATCGCCCACGTCGAGGGCCTGCCGGGTGTCATGGCGAACGAACTCGTCGTGTTCGCCGACGGCACGCAGGGCCTCGCGCTGAACCTGGACGAGCATCAGATCGGTGTGGTCGTCCTGGGCGACTTCTCCGGTGTCGAGGCCGGCCAGCAGGTGACCCGCACCGGTGAGGTGCTCTCGGTCGCCGTCGGCGACGGCTACCTCGGCCGTGTGGTCGACCCGCTCGGCAACCCGATCGACGGCCTCGGCGAGATCGCCACCGTCGGCCGCCGCGCGCTGGAGCTCCAGGCTCCGGGCGTCATGCAGCGCAAGTCGGTGCACGAGCCCCTGCAGACCGGCATCAAGGCGATCGACGCCATGATCCCCGTCGGCCGCGGCCAGCGTCAGCTCATCATCGGCGACCGCCAGACCGGCAAGACCGCGATCGCGATCGACACGATCATCAACCAGAAGTCCAACTGGGAGTCGGGCGACCCCGAGAAGCAGGTCCGCTGCATCTACGTCGCCATCGGCCAGAAGGGCTCGACCATCGCTTCGGTGAAGGGCGCGCTCGAGGACGCCGGAGCCATGGAGTACACGACGATCGTCGCCGCTCCCGCCTCCGACCCCGCCGGCTTCAAGTACCTCGCGCCGTACACCGGCTCGGCCATCGGCCAGCACTGGATGTACGACTCGAAGCACGTCCTCATCATCTTCGACGACCTGTCGAAGCAGGCTGAGGCGTACCGCGCCGTGTCGCTCCTGCTCCGTCGCCCGCCGGGCCGCGAGGCGTACCCCGGTGACGTCTTCTACCTGCACTCGCGTCTGCTCGAGCGCTGCGCGAAGCTCTCGGACGAGCTGGGCGCGGGCTCGATGACCGGTCTTCCGATCATCGAGACGAAGGCCAACGACGTCTCGGCGTACATCCCGACCAACGTCATCTCGATCACCGACGGCCAGATCTTCCTGCAGTCCGACCTGTTCAACGCCAACCAGCGTCCTGCTGTCGACGTGGGCATCTCGGTCTCGCGAGTCGGCGGTGACGCTCAGGTCAAGTCGATCAAGAAGGTCTCGGGAACGCTCAAGCTCGAGCTCGCCCAGTACCGCTCGCTCGAGGCGTTCGCGATGTTCGCGTCCGACCTCGACGCCGCATCGCGTCGTCAGCTCGCCCGTGGCGCGCGTCTGACCGAGCTGCTCAAGCAGCCGCAGTACGACCCGTACCCCGTCGAGGAGCAGGTCGTCTCGATCTGGGCCGGCACCAACGGCAAGCTCGACACGATCGAGGTCGAGGACGTGCTCGCCTTCGAGCGGGAGCTCATCGACTACCTGCGCCGCAACACGTCGATCCTCGACACGCTGCGTGACACGAACGTCCTCGACGACGCGACCGTGGCCGAGCTCACGGCGAAGACCGACGCGTTCATCCTCGAGTTCCAGGCCGGCAAGGGCCAGGCGATCTCGAAGCCCGGTCACGAAGAGGTCGCAGCTGCCGAGGCCGAAGACGTCAACCAGGAGAAGATCGTCAAGGGCCGCCGCTAA
- a CDS encoding F0F1 ATP synthase subunit delta, whose amino-acid sequence MGSATTQALAATTTALGAGSGVDLDVAGELFAVARAVGDSSQLSGALADSAAAPEARVKVVADVFGRSVKPATVSLLTTAVEQRWSSASDLVDAIEELAVRAAAIAEPTVDVESELFRFSRTVADNPELELALGSRLGGSAAKGSLVETLLKGRASTATTLIVASLVRHPRERRVRQLLSRAMRVVADQRGRAVATVIAAAPLSAAQSERLSAALSQRYGTPVSLNTVVDPSVVGGLRVQIADDVIDASVSTRLADLRQRLAG is encoded by the coding sequence ATGGGCAGCGCGACCACTCAGGCCCTCGCGGCGACGACGACGGCGCTCGGCGCCGGGTCGGGCGTCGACCTCGACGTGGCCGGTGAACTCTTCGCCGTGGCACGCGCCGTGGGCGACTCGTCGCAGCTGAGCGGCGCGCTTGCCGACTCCGCGGCGGCGCCGGAAGCCCGCGTGAAGGTCGTGGCCGACGTGTTCGGCCGGTCCGTGAAGCCCGCGACGGTGTCGCTGCTGACGACCGCCGTCGAGCAGCGCTGGTCCTCGGCGTCCGACCTGGTCGACGCGATCGAGGAGCTCGCGGTGCGGGCAGCCGCGATCGCCGAGCCCACGGTCGACGTCGAGTCGGAGCTGTTCCGCTTCTCGCGCACGGTCGCCGACAACCCGGAGCTCGAGCTCGCACTGGGCAGCCGCCTGGGTGGCTCGGCGGCGAAGGGCTCGCTCGTCGAGACCCTCCTGAAGGGACGCGCAAGCACGGCCACCACGCTGATCGTGGCATCCCTCGTCCGTCACCCGCGTGAGCGGCGCGTGCGCCAGCTCCTCTCGCGTGCGATGCGCGTCGTCGCTGACCAGCGCGGCCGTGCCGTCGCGACGGTCATCGCCGCGGCGCCGCTCAGCGCCGCGCAGAGCGAGCGCCTGTCCGCGGCCCTGTCCCAGCGCTACGGCACCCCGGTGTCGCTGAACACGGTCGTCGACCCGAGCGTCGTCGGCGGACTGCGCGTGCAGATCGCCGATGACGTGATCGACGCGAGCGTGTCGACCCGACTGGCGGACCTCCGCCAGCGACTCGCCGGCTAG
- a CDS encoding F0F1 ATP synthase subunit B, protein MLNALVAYAAEEGEVQNPLIPAWYDIIWSSVCFIIILFLFWKIALPKMKTLLDERSAAIEGNIAKADEAQRKAEAALEEYTAQLADARREAGEIRDAAREDGKKIVAEAKETASTEAARLTSTAHAQIEAERQTALVSLRSEVGTLALDLAGGVIGETLSDDKKAQAVVDRFLADLEASEGAKA, encoded by the coding sequence ATGCTGAACGCTCTTGTCGCGTACGCGGCGGAGGAGGGGGAGGTCCAGAATCCCCTCATCCCCGCCTGGTACGACATCATCTGGTCGTCGGTCTGCTTCATCATCATCCTCTTCCTCTTCTGGAAGATTGCACTCCCGAAGATGAAGACGCTGCTCGACGAGCGCTCGGCCGCCATCGAAGGCAACATCGCGAAGGCCGACGAGGCCCAGCGCAAGGCCGAGGCGGCGCTCGAGGAGTACACCGCGCAGCTCGCCGACGCCCGCAGGGAAGCCGGTGAGATCCGCGACGCCGCCCGCGAGGACGGCAAGAAGATCGTCGCCGAAGCCAAGGAGACCGCGTCGACCGAGGCTGCACGCCTCACCTCGACCGCGCACGCGCAGATCGAGGCCGAGCGTCAGACTGCTCTGGTGTCGCTGCGCAGCGAGGTTGGCACGCTGGCGCTCGACCTGGCCGGCGGTGTGATCGGCGAGACGCTCTCCGACGACAAGAAGGCTCAGGCCGTTGTCGACCGCTTCCTCGCAGACCTCGAGGCCTCCGAAGGAGCCAAGGCGTAA
- the atpE gene encoding ATP synthase F0 subunit C translates to MDATTVLAELSGNVATMGYGLAAIGPAIGVGIVVGKTIEGVARQPELAGRLQVLMWIGIAFTEALAFIGIATYFIFV, encoded by the coding sequence GTGGACGCAACTACGGTTCTCGCAGAGCTCAGCGGCAACGTCGCGACGATGGGCTACGGCCTCGCCGCCATCGGCCCGGCCATCGGCGTGGGCATCGTCGTCGGCAAGACGATCGAGGGCGTCGCCCGCCAGCCCGAGCTGGCCGGCCGCCTGCAGGTGCTGATGTGGATCGGTATCGCCTTCACCGAGGCGCTCGCCTTCATCGGCATCGCCACCTACTTCATCTTCGTCTGA
- the atpB gene encoding F0F1 ATP synthase subunit A, whose product MIAPIAADAPEFHGPSIDEFFPETLFQIGALEINRIHLIQFLATAAIVLIFWLGTRRMTVVPGRFQSLVEMGLDFVRVNIGEDLLGKKDAQRFLPILTTMFFMILFMNITGIIPFLNIAGTSIVAVPLTLAIISYVTFIYAGIKKSPKNFFKNSLFPSGVPWPIYIIVTPIELISTFIIRPVTLTLRLLMNMMVGHLLLVLFFAATQFFVVQLGGWWTVLGAGTLAFGFVFTLFEILVAVLQAYVFALLTAVYIQLAVAEEH is encoded by the coding sequence CTGATCGCCCCCATTGCCGCGGATGCCCCCGAGTTCCACGGCCCCTCGATCGATGAGTTCTTCCCGGAGACGCTCTTCCAGATCGGCGCCCTCGAGATCAACCGGATCCATCTGATCCAGTTCCTCGCGACGGCCGCCATCGTCCTGATCTTCTGGCTCGGCACCCGCCGCATGACGGTCGTCCCCGGCCGGTTCCAGAGCCTGGTCGAGATGGGCCTGGACTTCGTGCGCGTCAACATCGGCGAAGACCTCCTCGGCAAGAAGGACGCCCAGCGCTTCCTTCCGATCCTCACGACGATGTTCTTCATGATCCTGTTCATGAACATCACGGGAATCATCCCGTTCCTGAACATCGCCGGTACGAGCATCGTCGCGGTGCCTCTCACGCTCGCGATCATCAGCTACGTGACGTTCATCTACGCCGGCATCAAGAAGAGCCCGAAGAACTTCTTCAAGAACTCGCTCTTCCCGTCGGGCGTGCCGTGGCCGATCTACATCATCGTCACGCCGATCGAGCTGATCTCGACCTTCATCATCCGTCCCGTCACGCTGACGCTGCGACTCCTGATGAACATGATGGTCGGCCACCTGCTGCTCGTGCTGTTCTTCGCGGCCACGCAGTTCTTCGTCGTGCAGCTCGGCGGCTGGTGGACGGTGCTCGGCGCCGGAACCCTCGCGTTCGGCTTCGTCTTCACCCTGTTCGAGATCCTGGTGGCCGTCCTCCAGGCTTACGTCTTCGCCCTTCTCACCGCGGTCTACATCCAGCTCGCGGTCGCTGAAGAGCACTGA
- a CDS encoding MraY family glycosyltransferase, translating to MKQYVFTIIFTATVTFVLAWAVWRLALKYKLYPGIRERDVHKNPTPRLGGLAMYLGVLAMFAVSAQHPFFAIVWTNPQQIWAILGATTLIVLVGVADDLWDLDWMIKLGAQFLAAGVIAWFGELQIYSLPIGGLAVGSSWVSFTLTVFSIVVVMNAVNFIDGLDGLVAGVCLIANSVFFAYSYLLWRDQGASTYFNLASLIAAVLIGACIGFLPLNWSPAKLFMGDSGALMLGLLMACSAIAVTGNLNPAVVGDNDEFGRSQLLGAFIPILLPVVVVMLPLLDFGLAVVRRMSKGKSPFSPDRKHLHHRMLDMGHSDRDAVLIFYAWTAIVSLAFLLMYIGTTEEWPGDYLLGVAFGVVGAAACLVVTLTPSRVRTASPSAHSPRLEPAR from the coding sequence GTGAAGCAGTACGTCTTCACGATCATCTTCACCGCCACGGTCACCTTCGTCCTGGCGTGGGCGGTCTGGCGGCTCGCACTGAAGTACAAGCTCTACCCGGGCATCCGCGAACGGGACGTGCACAAGAACCCCACGCCGCGCCTCGGCGGCCTCGCGATGTACCTCGGGGTGCTGGCGATGTTCGCGGTATCGGCGCAGCATCCGTTCTTCGCGATCGTGTGGACCAACCCGCAGCAGATCTGGGCGATCCTCGGCGCCACCACCCTCATCGTGCTCGTCGGCGTCGCCGACGACCTGTGGGACCTCGACTGGATGATCAAGCTCGGCGCGCAGTTCCTCGCAGCCGGGGTGATCGCGTGGTTCGGCGAGCTGCAGATCTATTCGCTCCCCATCGGCGGGCTGGCGGTCGGATCGAGCTGGGTGAGCTTCACCCTCACGGTGTTCTCGATCGTCGTCGTGATGAACGCGGTGAACTTCATCGACGGGCTCGACGGCCTCGTCGCCGGCGTCTGCCTCATCGCCAACAGCGTGTTCTTCGCCTACTCGTACCTGCTCTGGCGCGACCAGGGGGCGAGCACCTACTTCAACCTCGCCTCGCTCATCGCCGCCGTGCTCATCGGCGCGTGCATCGGCTTCCTGCCCCTGAACTGGAGCCCCGCGAAGCTCTTCATGGGCGACTCCGGCGCCCTCATGCTCGGCCTCCTCATGGCGTGCTCGGCGATCGCCGTGACCGGCAACCTCAACCCCGCGGTCGTCGGCGACAACGACGAGTTCGGCCGGTCGCAGCTGCTCGGTGCCTTCATCCCGATCCTGCTGCCGGTCGTCGTGGTCATGCTGCCCCTGCTCGACTTCGGCCTCGCCGTCGTGCGCCGCATGAGCAAGGGCAAGTCGCCCTTCTCACCCGACCGCAAGCACCTGCACCACCGGATGCTCGACATGGGGCACTCCGACCGTGACGCCGTGCTGATCTTCTACGCGTGGACCGCCATCGTGAGCCTCGCGTTCCTGCTGATGTACATCGGCACCACCGAGGAATGGCCGGGTGACTACCTGCTCGGGGTCGCCTTCGGCGTCGTCGGCGCCGCCGCGTGCCTCGTCGTCACCCTCACCCCCTCCCGCGTGCGCACGGCGTCGCCGTCCGCACACAGCCCCCGTCTGGAGCCCGCCCGATGA
- a CDS encoding L-threonylcarbamoyladenylate synthase, translating to MSPIFDCRDEAQVLAGMRQARQAIARGELVVLPTDTVYGVAADAFDAAAVQRLLDAKGRGRDMPPPVLVAGANTLRALVAEVPEAVERLVEAFWPGGLTIVLPALPTLSWDLGETRGTVAVRMPAHRIALELLEETGPLAVSSANLSGKAAAVTAEDAEGMLGESVAVYLGDGPSADGIASTIIDATGLIASDEPVVRVLRDGAISRERLRGVLGDLLEADPEDAEST from the coding sequence ATGTCCCCCATCTTCGACTGCCGCGACGAGGCTCAGGTCCTCGCCGGCATGCGCCAGGCGCGCCAGGCCATCGCCCGCGGTGAGCTGGTCGTGCTGCCCACCGACACCGTGTACGGCGTGGCCGCCGATGCGTTCGACGCCGCCGCCGTCCAGCGCCTGCTCGACGCCAAGGGGCGCGGACGCGACATGCCGCCGCCGGTGCTCGTCGCCGGTGCCAACACGCTCCGCGCCCTCGTCGCCGAGGTGCCCGAGGCGGTGGAGCGACTCGTCGAGGCGTTCTGGCCGGGCGGCCTCACGATCGTGCTCCCGGCGCTGCCGACGCTGTCGTGGGATCTCGGCGAGACGCGCGGAACCGTCGCCGTGCGCATGCCCGCGCACCGCATCGCGCTCGAGCTGCTCGAAGAGACCGGGCCGCTCGCCGTCTCGAGCGCCAACCTCAGCGGCAAGGCCGCAGCGGTGACCGCCGAGGATGCGGAGGGGATGCTGGGGGAGAGCGTGGCTGTCTACCTCGGCGACGGGCCCTCGGCCGACGGCATCGCCTCGACGATCATCGACGCCACGGGGCTCATCGCCTCGGACGAGCCGGTGGTGCGGGTGCTGCGCGACGGCGCGATCAGCCGCGAGCGGCTCCGTGGCGTGCTCGGCGATCTGCTCGAGGCAGACCCCGAAGACGCGGAAAGCACGTGA
- the prmC gene encoding peptide chain release factor N(5)-glutamine methyltransferase, with the protein MASPASPLRVDAALRRAVDVLARTGVPDAQVDAELLLAHVLGLSRGGVQAAAIRGDALDPDPAAEFERAVTRRATREPLQHITGTAPFRHLELRVGPGVFVPRPETEMVAQLAIDALLAAASDSPVAVDLGTGSGAIALAMATEVPHAQVHAAENSVDAFVWTKENFARVAAPNARLAFVDLAHAFPELDGTVSVVASNPPYVPDEAIPRDPEVRLFDPPAALYGGADGLDVVRVLSGVGLRLAHPGGMLVIEHGEWQGAPIRAILEADGWLATATHPDLTMRDRATTAIRP; encoded by the coding sequence ATGGCCTCACCCGCATCCCCCCTCCGTGTCGACGCCGCGCTCCGCCGCGCCGTCGACGTGCTCGCGCGCACCGGCGTCCCCGATGCCCAGGTCGACGCCGAGCTGCTGCTCGCCCACGTGCTCGGCCTCAGCCGCGGCGGCGTTCAGGCTGCCGCGATCCGTGGCGACGCGCTCGACCCCGACCCCGCAGCGGAGTTCGAGCGCGCCGTCACCCGGCGCGCGACGCGCGAGCCGCTGCAGCACATCACGGGCACCGCGCCGTTCCGTCACCTCGAGCTGCGCGTCGGCCCCGGGGTGTTCGTGCCCCGGCCCGAGACCGAGATGGTCGCCCAGCTCGCCATCGACGCGCTGCTGGCCGCGGCATCCGATTCGCCCGTCGCCGTCGATCTCGGCACCGGGAGCGGCGCGATCGCCCTGGCGATGGCGACCGAGGTGCCGCACGCGCAGGTGCACGCCGCCGAGAACTCCGTCGACGCGTTCGTGTGGACGAAGGAGAACTTCGCCCGGGTCGCCGCGCCGAACGCGCGTCTGGCGTTCGTCGATCTGGCCCACGCGTTCCCCGAGCTCGACGGCACCGTCTCGGTCGTCGCCTCGAATCCGCCCTACGTGCCCGACGAGGCGATCCCGCGCGACCCCGAAGTGCGGCTGTTCGACCCGCCCGCGGCGCTGTACGGGGGAGCGGACGGACTCGACGTCGTCCGCGTGCTCAGCGGAGTGGGTCTGCGCCTCGCGCACCCGGGCGGCATGCTCGTGATCGAGCACGGCGAATGGCAGGGCGCCCCGATCCGCGCGATCCTCGAGGCCGATGGGTGGCTCGCGACGGCGACGCATCCCGATCTCACCATGCGCGACCGCGCCACCACTGCCATCCGGCCGTGA